Proteins from one Clostridium cellulovorans 743B genomic window:
- a CDS encoding ACT domain-containing protein has translation MAEKILTMKLLKEKYGVCRLDKTELIPKWAQSCQFFSITRTSDELSIVCSEDNIPSDIKCEKDWRALKVEGPLDFSLVGILASISTILAQKGISIFVISTYDTDYILVKNKDIDNAISSLSDEKYEIIY, from the coding sequence ATGGCAGAAAAAATATTAACAATGAAATTACTAAAAGAAAAATATGGAGTTTGTAGATTAGATAAAACTGAATTAATTCCTAAGTGGGCGCAAAGTTGTCAATTCTTTTCTATAACAAGGACATCAGATGAGTTATCAATAGTTTGCTCTGAAGATAATATTCCTAGTGATATAAAGTGTGAAAAAGATTGGAGAGCATTAAAGGTTGAAGGTCCGTTGGATTTTTCTTTAGTTGGAATCCTTGCCTCCATTAGCACGATACTAGCCCAAAAGGGTATAAGCATATTTGTTATTTCTACTTATGATACAGATTATATTCTTGTTAAAAATAAGGACATTGATAATGCCATAAGTTCGCTTAGTGATGAAAAATATGAAATTATATATTAA